The following coding sequences lie in one Arthrobacter sp. PGP41 genomic window:
- a CDS encoding tetratricopeptide repeat protein — translation MQGDMQGTADWPEAGFPGIRINPESLLPEIVNEDACREALTVSTDPADHIFVLLVEGHASEAAELLAEARFKDPESFRLRTFEAEVLRVSNRLDRAVELFRQLLAEVQGSPREALVWQFLGKTQYSAGQMSAAVESFARALDLRVAQSADAAQIYSSTVALQRARDVLDLAC, via the coding sequence ATGCAGGGGGACATGCAAGGAACAGCAGACTGGCCCGAGGCCGGTTTCCCGGGTATCCGGATCAACCCGGAATCGCTGCTGCCGGAGATTGTGAACGAGGACGCCTGCCGGGAGGCGCTGACGGTATCCACCGATCCGGCAGACCACATTTTCGTCCTCCTGGTGGAAGGACACGCCTCCGAGGCCGCCGAACTGCTGGCCGAAGCCCGGTTCAAGGACCCCGAATCCTTCCGGCTGCGCACCTTCGAGGCTGAGGTGCTGCGGGTTTCAAACCGCCTGGACCGTGCCGTGGAGCTCTTCCGCCAGCTCCTGGCCGAAGTACAGGGGTCGCCGCGGGAGGCCCTCGTGTGGCAGTTCCTGGGAAAGACCCAGTACAGTGCCGGCCAGATGTCCGCAGCTGTTGAATCGTTCGCTCGCGCACTCGACCTGCGGGTGGCGCAGTCCGCCGACGCGGCCCAGATCTACTCGTCCACCGTGGCGTTGCAGCGTGCCCGGGATGTCCTGGACCTGGCCTGCTGA
- the aroB gene encoding 3-dehydroquinate synthase, which translates to MNTESTVISVTGSSAAENYDVVVGRGLLGDLPGLLGERVRRVLVIHPRALRLTGDTVRDELAAAGFTSLTAEIPDAEEGKHIQVAAFCWQVLGQNDFTRSDAIVAVGGGAVTDVAGFVAATWLRGVKVIHMPTSLLAMVDASVGGKTGINTAEGKNLVGAFHPPAGVLADLDTLNTLPRNEMVSGMAEVIKCGFIADPAILDLVEKDPAAVVDPQSEVLRELIERAIAVKARVVSEDLKESGLREILNYGHTLGHAIELVERYSWRHGAAVSVGMMFAAELARSVGRLSDADADRHRNVLESLGLPVTYRRDRWQALLDGMRRDKKSRGDLLRFVVLDGVAKPGILDVPDTSLLFAAYQEIAS; encoded by the coding sequence GTGAACACCGAATCAACAGTCATCAGTGTCACAGGCAGTTCCGCCGCCGAGAATTACGACGTTGTCGTGGGGCGGGGGCTGCTGGGTGACCTTCCGGGCCTGCTGGGGGAGCGGGTGCGGCGTGTGCTGGTCATCCATCCGCGTGCCTTGCGGCTCACCGGTGACACGGTCCGCGACGAGCTGGCCGCGGCAGGTTTCACCTCCCTGACCGCGGAAATCCCGGACGCCGAAGAGGGCAAGCACATCCAGGTGGCTGCCTTCTGCTGGCAGGTCCTGGGGCAGAACGACTTCACCCGGTCCGACGCCATCGTCGCCGTCGGCGGAGGCGCAGTCACGGATGTCGCCGGATTCGTTGCCGCCACCTGGCTGCGCGGCGTCAAGGTCATCCACATGCCTACCAGCCTGCTCGCCATGGTGGACGCCTCGGTGGGCGGGAAGACCGGCATCAACACGGCCGAAGGCAAGAACCTCGTGGGCGCCTTTCATCCTCCGGCGGGCGTGCTGGCGGATCTGGACACCCTCAACACGCTGCCCCGCAACGAGATGGTTTCCGGGATGGCGGAAGTCATCAAGTGCGGTTTCATCGCCGATCCCGCCATCCTCGACCTCGTGGAAAAGGACCCGGCCGCTGTGGTGGATCCGCAGTCGGAGGTCCTCCGGGAGCTGATCGAACGGGCCATCGCCGTCAAGGCCAGGGTGGTTTCCGAGGACCTCAAGGAATCCGGTTTGCGGGAAATCCTGAACTACGGGCACACCCTCGGGCATGCCATCGAGCTCGTCGAACGCTACTCGTGGCGTCACGGCGCCGCTGTTTCCGTTGGCATGATGTTTGCCGCCGAGCTGGCCCGCAGCGTGGGCCGCCTCAGCGATGCCGACGCCGACCGGCACCGGAACGTCCTTGAGAGCCTGGGGCTTCCGGTTACTTACCGGCGGGACCGGTGGCAAGCCCTCCTTGACGGGATGCGGCGCGACAAGAAGTCCCGCGGCGACCTGCTGCGCTTTGTTGTTTTGGACGGCGTGGCAAAACCAGGAATCCTCGATGTTCCCGACACCTCCCTGCTGTTCGCCGCGTACCAGGAAATTGCTTCCTGA
- the nusB gene encoding transcription antitermination factor NusB: MSARGKARNRALDVLFEAEQRSVSAFDVIRSRREKTDQVINPYTIEIVEGVLSQKTAIDEFLETYSQGWSLERMPSVDRIILRIGTWELLYNDDIPDGVAVSEAVALAKTLSTDESPQFINGLLGRLQQLKPSLLA; the protein is encoded by the coding sequence GTGAGCGCACGCGGTAAAGCCCGTAACAGGGCACTGGACGTTCTTTTTGAAGCTGAGCAGCGCTCGGTTTCCGCTTTTGACGTGATCCGCTCCCGGCGGGAAAAGACTGACCAGGTAATCAACCCGTACACCATCGAAATCGTTGAGGGTGTGCTGTCCCAGAAAACCGCCATCGACGAGTTCCTGGAGACGTACTCCCAGGGCTGGAGCCTCGAGCGGATGCCCTCGGTGGACCGCATCATCTTGCGCATCGGCACCTGGGAACTCCTGTACAACGACGATATTCCGGACGGGGTGGCGGTGAGCGAAGCGGTGGCGCTGGCCAAGACGCTTTCCACTGACGAGTCGCCCCAGTTCATCAACGGACTCCTGGGCCGCCTTCAGCAGCTGAAGCCTTCCCTGCTCGCATAA
- a CDS encoding GntR family transcriptional regulator: protein MATARRPGRAVNRQVLADHVYAELLASLMDGRLAPGAVVSIDGTARDLDVSPTPVREALARLEHTGMVRRVALKGYRVAPVFTREDFAELMEARLAIEPVNAKLACERIGRKGLAELETAVEDLKAAPRGPSFAEFKDYLEADERFHQLIAQHTGNQFMEAAYASLGGQIQRFRLFGGVGITDADSAIAEHQAVLKALLSGDPGKAEAAMAAHIRQVRARAMADAPAG, encoded by the coding sequence ATGGCGACGGCCCGCCGGCCGGGCCGCGCTGTCAACCGCCAGGTGCTCGCCGACCACGTCTACGCGGAACTCCTGGCGTCCCTTATGGACGGCCGCCTGGCGCCGGGAGCCGTGGTCAGCATTGACGGCACCGCCCGGGACCTGGACGTTTCGCCCACGCCTGTCCGCGAGGCGTTGGCGAGGCTGGAGCACACGGGCATGGTCCGGAGGGTGGCCCTCAAGGGGTACCGGGTGGCTCCGGTCTTCACAAGGGAGGACTTCGCCGAGCTCATGGAGGCGCGGCTGGCTATCGAACCCGTGAACGCCAAGCTGGCCTGTGAACGGATCGGCCGGAAGGGCCTGGCCGAACTGGAAACGGCGGTGGAGGACCTGAAGGCCGCTCCACGGGGCCCGTCCTTCGCCGAGTTCAAGGACTACCTGGAAGCGGACGAGCGTTTTCACCAGCTCATCGCCCAGCACACCGGAAACCAGTTCATGGAAGCCGCCTATGCGTCCCTCGGCGGCCAGATCCAGCGGTTCAGGCTCTTCGGGGGAGTGGGAATTACCGACGCCGACAGCGCAATAGCCGAACACCAGGCGGTGCTGAAGGCCCTGTTATCGGGCGATCCCGGCAAGGCCGAGGCTGCAATGGCCGCGCACATCAGGCAGGTCCGTGCGCGGGCCATGGCTGACGCCCCGGCAGGCTGA
- the mltG gene encoding endolytic transglycosylase MltG: MSPANIDDASSPLDVGAARPLTRKELRAREKTFNTGGQDAVPEQAYETGHDIPPQPSEPPMAQDPPVAPEPHPLRQDEALREETAPRETPEEHPVPAAPLTPPSIQDTHQEDVQPQVHRHGDAYPTESGQPDGLHAYDTPAYSGVSGAGAHQHTAGTYYDEPHYADGADYRAASHGEHYADGHYDHEHYAEAPYAEGHDDGARHHEFLPAPSAATVVAKPSKKVRRRRRLLALFLTLAVFVTAVAVGAQFLKPLLGNDKPADYPGPGTGEVVVTVENGEGTRSVASKLESERVVANADTFLQSFSASGGTLSPGEYTFKTEMKNSDAVNVLLGKDQTKVIYFALSAGLRVGESLQAISQGSGISIQDLQALSNQPAQFGLPATAKNLEGYLAPGEHRFPLGTPAKDILKALVKITTDELVSQGITDPAKQYEAVIVASIVQAEGGQAEYGDVAGAIYNRLKPNDQTNGFLQVDSAVTYGLGTKSYNFTDEQRQDKSNPYNTYANPGLPPGPIGSPGKTAIDAAARPKTNDYLYWVTINLDTKETKFSKTLAEHNGYVEQYNAWCAANAGRCT, translated from the coding sequence GTGAGCCCTGCCAACATTGACGACGCTTCCAGCCCCCTGGACGTCGGAGCAGCAAGACCGCTCACCCGCAAGGAACTCCGGGCACGGGAAAAGACCTTTAACACCGGAGGCCAGGACGCGGTTCCTGAGCAGGCGTACGAGACCGGTCACGACATTCCGCCGCAGCCATCGGAACCTCCCATGGCCCAGGACCCTCCCGTGGCCCCGGAACCACACCCCCTGCGTCAGGACGAGGCATTGCGCGAAGAAACTGCACCGCGGGAGACACCGGAGGAACACCCCGTTCCGGCTGCCCCCCTCACTCCGCCGTCGATCCAGGACACACACCAGGAAGATGTGCAGCCTCAGGTGCACCGTCACGGGGATGCCTACCCCACAGAATCCGGCCAGCCCGATGGGCTGCATGCCTACGATACGCCCGCCTACTCGGGAGTTTCGGGTGCCGGAGCGCACCAGCACACAGCGGGAACATATTACGACGAGCCCCACTACGCGGATGGGGCCGACTACCGTGCAGCGTCCCACGGAGAGCACTATGCCGATGGCCACTACGACCACGAGCACTACGCTGAAGCACCCTATGCGGAGGGGCACGACGACGGTGCGCGCCATCACGAATTCCTTCCCGCCCCGTCGGCGGCAACCGTAGTGGCCAAACCGTCCAAGAAGGTGCGCCGCCGCCGGCGGCTGCTGGCGCTGTTCCTGACCCTTGCAGTTTTCGTCACGGCCGTGGCAGTGGGCGCACAGTTCCTGAAGCCGCTGCTTGGCAACGACAAGCCCGCGGACTATCCCGGTCCGGGGACGGGCGAAGTCGTAGTGACAGTCGAGAACGGGGAAGGCACGCGCTCCGTTGCCTCAAAGCTGGAAAGCGAACGGGTGGTTGCGAACGCCGACACGTTCCTCCAGAGCTTCAGCGCATCCGGGGGAACACTTTCCCCAGGGGAGTATACGTTCAAGACCGAGATGAAGAACTCGGATGCCGTGAACGTCCTGCTGGGCAAGGACCAAACCAAGGTCATCTACTTCGCCCTCAGTGCAGGCCTGCGCGTGGGGGAGTCCCTGCAGGCGATCTCGCAAGGCTCTGGAATATCCATCCAGGACCTGCAGGCGCTCAGCAACCAGCCGGCCCAGTTCGGGCTGCCGGCCACCGCAAAAAACCTTGAGGGTTACCTGGCTCCGGGTGAACACCGTTTCCCCCTTGGTACACCGGCAAAGGACATCCTCAAGGCCCTGGTCAAGATCACAACCGACGAACTTGTGTCGCAGGGCATCACGGACCCGGCCAAGCAGTACGAGGCCGTGATCGTGGCCAGCATCGTGCAGGCTGAAGGCGGCCAGGCGGAGTATGGCGACGTCGCCGGGGCCATCTACAACCGGCTCAAGCCCAATGACCAGACCAACGGTTTCCTCCAGGTGGACTCGGCGGTGACCTACGGCCTGGGCACCAAGAGCTACAACTTCACGGACGAACAGCGCCAGGACAAGTCCAACCCGTATAACACCTACGCGAATCCCGGACTTCCCCCGGGACCCATCGGTTCTCCGGGAAAGACAGCCATTGATGCTGCGGCCAGGCCCAAGACCAACGACTACCTGTATTGGGTCACCATCAACCTGGACACCAAAGAGACCAAGTTCTCCAAGACGCTGGCCGAGCACAACGGATACGTCGAGCAGTACAACGCCTGGTGCGCGGCGAACGCCGGACGCTGCACATGA
- the dhaL gene encoding dihydroxyacetone kinase subunit DhaL: MTQIFDNPADFADEALDGFAAANRAYVARVDGGVVRSTEMPAGQVALVVGGGSGHYPAFAGLVGPGLAAGAACGNMFASPAAGQVYRVAKAASAGGGVLLSYGNYAGDVLHFGQAQLRLNAEGIETRTVLVTDDIASAPLDQIGKRRGIAGDLTVFKIAGAAAEAGLDLDAVERLALRTNHRTRSLGVAFEGCTLPGAGEPLFHVPPGQMSLGLGIHGEPGISEHPMPTASELAELLVSRLLVDRPDDAGNRVVAIVNGLGTVKYEELFLLYGKIEKLLTAAGLTVVEPECGELVTSLDMSGLSLTLLWLDDELERYWAAPADTPAFRKGNLAPRARRHFAGAEDEAAGDVEEATAAAAAVGRLAADLLAQVQAVVVEHEEELGRLDAIAGDGDHGIGMRRGVDAAAAAATESAAAGASVERVLAAAGEAWSERAGGTSGALWGSAVIAAGLALGNKDSYGGDDAAAAVTAFVDAVTELGRAEPGDKTMVDALLPYEEAFRAAFDGGTQVKGALAAAAAAAQEAADATASLRPLKGRARPLAEKSLGHPDPGAVSFGLIAARISRYAESGTADSTLTDSLAASAAGNGAKE, from the coding sequence ATGACCCAGATCTTCGACAACCCCGCAGACTTCGCGGATGAGGCACTGGACGGCTTTGCCGCAGCCAACCGCGCGTACGTGGCCCGGGTGGACGGCGGTGTGGTCCGTTCCACCGAGATGCCCGCCGGCCAGGTCGCCCTGGTGGTAGGTGGCGGCTCCGGCCACTACCCGGCCTTCGCCGGACTGGTGGGACCGGGCCTCGCCGCCGGCGCCGCGTGCGGCAACATGTTCGCGTCTCCTGCCGCGGGACAGGTTTACCGGGTGGCCAAGGCTGCCAGCGCCGGCGGCGGAGTCCTGCTGAGCTACGGCAACTACGCGGGGGACGTGCTCCACTTCGGGCAGGCCCAGCTCCGCCTTAACGCCGAGGGCATCGAGACCCGCACCGTCCTCGTCACCGACGACATCGCCAGTGCGCCGCTGGACCAGATCGGCAAACGCCGCGGCATAGCCGGCGACCTCACGGTCTTCAAGATCGCCGGCGCCGCAGCCGAAGCGGGCCTGGACCTTGACGCCGTCGAACGGCTTGCCCTCCGGACCAACCACCGCACCCGGTCCCTCGGCGTGGCCTTTGAGGGCTGCACGCTTCCGGGCGCAGGAGAGCCGCTGTTCCACGTTCCCCCGGGCCAGATGTCGCTGGGCCTGGGGATCCACGGCGAACCGGGCATCTCTGAGCACCCCATGCCCACGGCGTCCGAGCTCGCGGAACTCCTTGTCTCCAGGCTGCTCGTCGACAGACCCGACGACGCGGGAAACCGCGTAGTTGCCATCGTCAACGGCCTGGGCACCGTGAAATACGAGGAACTGTTCCTGCTCTACGGCAAGATCGAGAAACTCCTCACTGCCGCCGGCCTCACCGTTGTGGAGCCCGAGTGCGGCGAACTGGTCACGAGCCTGGACATGTCCGGGCTCTCCCTCACCCTGCTCTGGCTGGACGACGAGCTGGAGCGGTACTGGGCCGCGCCTGCCGACACCCCCGCTTTCCGGAAGGGAAACCTCGCACCGCGTGCCCGCCGGCACTTCGCCGGAGCCGAGGATGAGGCAGCCGGCGACGTGGAAGAGGCGACGGCCGCTGCGGCGGCCGTGGGCCGGCTGGCAGCCGACCTGCTCGCCCAAGTGCAGGCCGTCGTCGTCGAACATGAAGAGGAACTTGGCAGGCTGGACGCCATTGCCGGCGACGGCGACCACGGCATCGGCATGCGCCGCGGCGTGGACGCGGCAGCGGCGGCTGCCACTGAATCAGCGGCCGCCGGAGCTTCCGTCGAGCGCGTGCTGGCGGCGGCGGGGGAGGCCTGGAGTGAACGCGCCGGCGGCACCTCCGGTGCGTTGTGGGGGTCGGCCGTGATTGCTGCCGGGCTGGCGCTAGGCAACAAGGATTCGTACGGCGGTGACGACGCCGCCGCCGCCGTGACCGCGTTCGTCGATGCCGTCACCGAACTGGGCAGGGCTGAACCGGGGGACAAGACCATGGTGGACGCGCTGCTTCCCTACGAGGAGGCTTTCCGGGCAGCGTTCGACGGCGGCACGCAGGTGAAGGGGGCGCTTGCAGCGGCGGCTGCTGCTGCACAGGAGGCGGCGGACGCCACTGCTTCCCTCCGGCCGCTCAAGGGCCGTGCCCGGCCCCTTGCGGAGAAGAGCCTGGGGCATCCCGATCCGGGCGCCGTTTCCTTCGGGCTCATCGCAGCCCGGATCTCACGCTATGCCGAATCCGGCACGGCCGATAGCACGCTGACTGATTCCCTGGCCGCTTCCGCGGCCGGAAATGGAGCAAAAGAATGA
- a CDS encoding shikimate kinase, with amino-acid sequence MPHRSKTGPSGRPIVLIGPMAVGKSAIGQQLAHQLGVPFVDTDAVIVAGHGSISDIFAGRGEHAFREIEARTVADVVEAADGTVAVISLGGGAVLDSGTQQLISRCTVVYLECDAQTVAGRIARNSGRPLLAGDAMGRWTAMFATRRPVYERLADITLDVRHGSVSELGARLEAALRDYAAAKQEVEK; translated from the coding sequence GTGCCCCACCGCAGCAAAACCGGACCTTCAGGCCGGCCCATTGTCCTGATCGGACCCATGGCGGTCGGCAAGTCGGCCATCGGGCAGCAGCTTGCCCATCAGCTCGGCGTCCCTTTCGTGGACACCGACGCCGTGATCGTGGCCGGCCATGGATCCATTTCGGATATATTTGCCGGGCGCGGTGAACATGCGTTCCGTGAGATCGAAGCACGGACGGTAGCCGACGTCGTGGAAGCGGCGGACGGAACCGTCGCAGTGATCTCCCTCGGCGGCGGCGCGGTGCTGGACTCCGGCACTCAGCAGCTGATCAGCCGCTGCACCGTGGTGTACCTCGAATGCGACGCGCAAACGGTGGCCGGCCGCATCGCCCGGAACTCCGGGCGCCCGCTGCTTGCCGGGGACGCCATGGGCCGCTGGACCGCAATGTTCGCCACCCGCAGGCCAGTCTATGAGCGGCTGGCTGACATCACCCTGGACGTGCGCCACGGCTCGGTTTCCGAGCTGGGCGCGCGGCTCGAAGCAGCACTGCGGGACTACGCAGCTGCCAAACAGGAAGTTGAAAAGTGA
- the aroC gene encoding chorismate synthase gives MLRWLTAGESHGPALMGIIEGVPAGVEITSGHIADSLARRRLGYGRGARMKFEQDVVTILGGVRHGLTQGGPVAVQVGNTEWPKWEQIMSADPVDPELLADQARNAPLTRPRPGHADFTGMQKYGFAEARPVLERASARETATRVAMGTVAAQFLKHLGIELVSHTVSIATVAVPEGRPLPVPADVIALDADPLRCFDRETSDAMVAEVDAAHKEGETLGGVVEVLAYGLPPGLGSYVHWDRRLDSRLAAALMGIQAIKGVEVGDGFQTAARRGSAAHDEIVRDADGRIVRASNRAGGIEGGMSIGDVLRVRAAMKPIATVPRALKTIDVSTGEPAKAHHQRSDVCAVPAAGVVAEAMVALVLAEAVTEKFGGDSVAETARNIKGYLDSIPASLDSIGQ, from the coding sequence ATGTTGCGTTGGTTGACTGCCGGTGAATCCCATGGTCCGGCCCTGATGGGAATTATTGAGGGCGTCCCCGCCGGTGTGGAGATCACCAGCGGGCACATCGCTGATTCACTGGCCCGCCGCCGCCTGGGCTACGGCCGCGGCGCACGCATGAAGTTCGAGCAGGACGTAGTGACCATCCTTGGCGGTGTCCGCCATGGCCTCACGCAGGGCGGCCCGGTGGCCGTCCAGGTGGGCAACACTGAGTGGCCCAAGTGGGAACAGATCATGTCGGCGGATCCCGTGGACCCGGAACTGCTCGCTGACCAGGCACGCAACGCGCCGCTGACCCGCCCCCGTCCCGGCCATGCGGATTTCACCGGAATGCAGAAGTACGGCTTCGCCGAGGCACGCCCCGTCCTGGAACGGGCCAGCGCGCGCGAGACCGCAACCCGCGTTGCCATGGGCACCGTTGCGGCACAGTTCCTCAAGCACCTCGGCATCGAGCTGGTCAGCCACACAGTCAGCATCGCCACTGTCGCAGTCCCGGAGGGGCGTCCCCTTCCGGTGCCCGCAGACGTCATTGCGCTCGACGCCGACCCGCTCCGCTGCTTCGACCGCGAAACCTCGGATGCGATGGTCGCCGAGGTGGACGCCGCCCACAAGGAGGGCGAAACCCTTGGCGGCGTGGTGGAAGTCCTCGCCTACGGCCTCCCGCCAGGACTGGGCAGCTACGTGCACTGGGACCGGCGCCTCGATTCCCGCCTTGCCGCCGCCCTGATGGGTATCCAGGCCATCAAGGGCGTGGAGGTCGGCGACGGCTTCCAGACAGCGGCGCGCCGCGGCTCCGCCGCCCATGACGAAATCGTGCGGGACGCTGACGGCCGCATTGTCCGCGCCAGCAACCGTGCCGGGGGCATCGAAGGCGGCATGAGCATCGGAGACGTCCTGCGCGTCCGGGCCGCCATGAAGCCCATTGCCACGGTGCCGCGCGCCCTCAAGACCATCGACGTCAGCACGGGGGAGCCTGCAAAGGCACACCACCAGCGTTCGGACGTCTGCGCGGTTCCGGCTGCCGGCGTGGTGGCAGAGGCAATGGTGGCCCTGGTCCTCGCCGAGGCCGTCACCGAAAAGTTCGGCGGCGACTCCGTCGCGGAGACCGCACGCAACATCAAGGGGTACCTGGACAGCATTCCGGCGTCCCTGGACTCGATCGGCCAATAA
- a CDS encoding sugar phosphate isomerase/epimerase family protein: MAYTADNWPITAALLQFPGTDTEGVHVNDAEASVWADVLSEVKEAGFANADLTDSWVRPGDLSQGRLAEFKQTADTVGIGVPVISAIRRSVIEEGKWEENLAYSHRTIDAAAELGCEVVSFGLHQAITAEQQKHLWFWTVEGYKDPEGNKEAWNNAVTRLRELGRHAAEVGVLLSLEMYEDTYLGTADSSVKLVQDIGLDNVGLNPDLGNLIRLHRPIEDWREMVAKTLPYSNYWHMKNYIRDEDEARDMYVTMPAPMESGLINYREAFKVALSVGFQGILCTEHYGGDGLSVTASNQAYLRRHVLPKTHGYALGTSQVAQGRQQPSAVALTSA; this comes from the coding sequence ATGGCGTACACAGCCGACAACTGGCCCATCACCGCGGCACTGCTGCAATTTCCGGGAACGGACACCGAGGGTGTCCACGTGAACGACGCCGAGGCCTCCGTCTGGGCCGACGTCCTGTCCGAGGTAAAGGAGGCCGGCTTCGCCAACGCGGACCTCACGGACAGCTGGGTTCGCCCGGGCGATCTGAGCCAGGGGCGCCTGGCCGAGTTTAAGCAGACCGCGGACACGGTGGGGATCGGCGTGCCGGTGATCTCGGCCATCCGCCGCAGCGTCATCGAAGAAGGCAAGTGGGAAGAAAACCTGGCCTACAGCCACCGCACCATTGACGCCGCAGCAGAGCTGGGCTGCGAGGTTGTCTCCTTCGGCCTCCACCAGGCCATCACGGCGGAGCAGCAGAAGCACCTGTGGTTCTGGACGGTGGAAGGCTACAAGGACCCTGAAGGCAACAAGGAAGCGTGGAACAACGCGGTGACCCGCCTCCGTGAACTGGGCCGCCACGCCGCCGAGGTGGGCGTGCTGCTGTCCCTGGAAATGTACGAGGACACATACCTGGGCACCGCCGACTCCTCCGTGAAGCTGGTCCAGGACATCGGCCTCGACAACGTTGGCCTCAACCCTGACCTCGGCAACCTTATCCGGTTGCACCGGCCCATCGAGGACTGGCGCGAGATGGTGGCCAAGACCCTGCCGTACTCCAACTACTGGCACATGAAGAACTACATCCGGGACGAAGACGAGGCCCGCGACATGTACGTCACCATGCCGGCACCCATGGAGAGCGGTCTCATCAACTACCGCGAGGCGTTCAAGGTCGCCCTGTCCGTGGGCTTCCAGGGCATCCTTTGCACCGAGCACTACGGCGGCGACGGACTGAGCGTAACCGCCAGCAACCAGGCTTACCTTCGCCGCCACGTCCTCCCCAAGACCCACGGATACGCGCTGGGCACGAGCCAGGTGGCCCAAGGACGCCAGCAGCCGTCCGCAGTGGCGCTCACCAGCGCCTGA
- the efp gene encoding elongation factor P, translating into MATTNDIKNGTVLKLEGQLWNIIEFQHVKPGKGGAFVRTKMRNVMSGKVVDKTFNAGLKIETATVDRRDYQYLYQDGADFVFMDTSDYDQITVSGATVGDATNFMLENQMVNIAIHEGTPLYIELPPSVVLEITYTEPGLQGDRSSAGTKPATLETGYEIQVPLFIENNTKVKVDTRDGSYLGRVTE; encoded by the coding sequence GTGGCAACCACTAACGACATCAAGAACGGAACGGTCCTGAAGCTTGAGGGCCAGCTCTGGAACATTATCGAATTCCAGCACGTCAAGCCGGGCAAGGGCGGTGCGTTCGTTCGCACCAAGATGCGCAACGTGATGTCCGGCAAGGTCGTGGACAAGACGTTCAACGCCGGGCTCAAGATCGAGACCGCAACGGTTGACCGCCGTGACTACCAGTACCTGTACCAGGACGGCGCCGATTTCGTGTTCATGGACACCTCGGACTACGACCAGATCACTGTCTCCGGCGCCACGGTGGGCGACGCCACCAACTTCATGCTCGAGAACCAGATGGTCAACATCGCCATCCACGAGGGCACCCCGCTGTACATCGAACTGCCGCCGAGCGTCGTGCTGGAAATCACCTACACCGAGCCGGGCCTGCAGGGTGACCGCTCCTCCGCAGGCACCAAGCCCGCAACCCTGGAAACCGGGTACGAGATCCAGGTTCCGCTGTTCATCGAAAACAACACCAAGGTCAAGGTGGACACCCGCGATGGCAGCTACCTGGGCCGGGTCACTGAGTAG
- a CDS encoding shikimate dehydrogenase: MSLRAAVLGHPISHSKSPALHLAAYGRLGVGISYTAIDVTEQLLPPLMRQIRDQPGWRGLSVTMPLKTAMLGQVDEVRGVAGILGVVNTVSFEEHGSSIRAIGSNTDVAGIVNALRHAGTGTAPSAVVLGGGGTAASAVAALKELGANRAEVFVRDTSRTAEVCAAAESLDVALVIRSLAGAARPAAEADVVISTLPPRAADGIAAEMAALKTAMPGVLLDVAYDPWPSLIASVWQAGGGTVVPGLEMLLYQAVEQVRLFSRLDKEVNASVIDVMCDAVGLPRRAL; encoded by the coding sequence ATGAGCCTTCGGGCAGCCGTCCTGGGCCACCCGATCAGCCACTCGAAGTCGCCGGCACTGCATCTCGCTGCCTACGGCCGGCTGGGCGTCGGCATCAGCTACACGGCGATTGACGTCACTGAGCAGTTGCTGCCGCCGCTGATGCGGCAGATCCGCGACCAGCCGGGCTGGCGCGGCCTGTCCGTCACGATGCCCTTGAAGACGGCGATGCTCGGACAGGTGGACGAGGTCCGCGGCGTCGCCGGGATCCTGGGGGTAGTGAACACCGTTTCCTTCGAGGAACACGGCAGCAGTATCCGCGCCATCGGCTCCAATACGGATGTGGCCGGGATCGTGAACGCGCTGCGGCACGCAGGCACGGGAACCGCGCCGTCGGCTGTTGTGCTGGGCGGCGGGGGGACTGCAGCGTCAGCCGTCGCCGCGCTCAAGGAGCTGGGAGCCAACCGGGCCGAGGTCTTCGTCCGGGACACGTCCCGGACTGCAGAGGTTTGCGCCGCAGCTGAGAGCCTGGACGTTGCCCTGGTGATCCGGAGCCTTGCCGGGGCTGCCCGCCCGGCAGCGGAGGCCGACGTCGTAATTTCCACCCTCCCGCCGCGTGCGGCGGACGGAATCGCAGCGGAAATGGCCGCCCTGAAGACGGCCATGCCCGGCGTCTTGCTGGACGTCGCGTACGATCCTTGGCCCAGCCTGATCGCTTCGGTGTGGCAGGCAGGCGGCGGAACCGTGGTGCCCGGCCTGGAAATGCTCCTGTACCAGGCAGTCGAACAGGTGCGCCTGTTCAGCCGCCTGGATAAGGAAGTTAACGCATCTGTCATAGATGTGATGTGTGACGCAGTCGGCCTTCCCCGACGGGCGTTGTGA